The following are from one region of the Acidobacteriota bacterium genome:
- a CDS encoding winged helix-turn-helix domain-containing protein produces the protein MPPPVENKRYQFGNFEADTGTGELLRQGLRVKLQEQPFRLLALLLARPGETVSRDDLRKQLWPDDTFVEFDNSLNVAVRKLREALRDDADVPRFVETVPRYGYRFIAPVSFAIEPSATVPGSSNSNPALPPSPQQPRAVAEIRPRWRFPVLIAALLVAAAGLGFVSNRLYRHYRRPVLTQKDTILLTDFTNTTGEPVFDDALKQGLEVSLEQSPFLNVVPDRKARVILKQMGHSEEERVAGRGALEVCQRANARVMVQGSVSSLGTSYLIGLAAIRCDTGDPIVHEEAQARSREEVVDALGRTTARLRARLGESLPSIQKFNAPLEQATTSSLDALKAYSVGASHWDREGDRAAAPYFKRAVELDPNFAMAYGALASIHQNLEETELARENATKAYELRGRASGVEKVLIESWYHMYVSGDLQKAAHVYEIELQDYPENCRALNDLGTIDASLGRTSEAVDIFRKVVRLDPFGTTTYGNLAVSLMALGKVDEAGAVLAEAGQHKLQSEYLLQVNYLRAFLSGDHEGMEQALKQSHDVPGAEASLLATAANTEAYAGHFRKAHQLSMTASEIMVREGNKELAAGCWAEAAVREAEAGADKLARESVSRALSLSQSDDIETMTALVSARMGDEQRAQTLTQKLDAEHPANTILQGYWLPTIRGEMELQRGNWAKAVAQLTPAESLELAIPFAFSTTSLYPAFVRGQAYLADNDAKNAVAEFQKLIDHDGLTLNSSLGPLARLGRARAFARSGDAAKAKVAYQEFFQLWQSADQNIPAMRQARSEFAKLQ, from the coding sequence ATGCCGCCGCCAGTGGAAAATAAGCGCTATCAATTCGGAAATTTTGAGGCCGATACTGGCACCGGCGAACTGTTGCGCCAGGGATTGCGCGTCAAGCTGCAGGAACAGCCCTTTCGACTGCTGGCGCTGTTGCTCGCGCGTCCGGGGGAAACCGTCAGCCGGGACGACTTGCGCAAGCAGCTCTGGCCGGACGACACATTCGTCGAGTTCGATAACAGCCTGAATGTCGCCGTGCGCAAACTGCGCGAAGCGTTGCGCGATGATGCGGATGTTCCTCGCTTCGTGGAAACAGTCCCGCGGTACGGGTACCGGTTTATCGCTCCGGTAAGTTTCGCGATCGAGCCGTCGGCGACGGTCCCCGGGTCGTCAAACTCCAATCCAGCCTTGCCACCGTCTCCGCAGCAACCTCGCGCTGTGGCTGAAATACGTCCGCGGTGGCGGTTTCCAGTGCTGATCGCGGCATTGCTTGTCGCAGCGGCGGGTCTTGGATTTGTGAGTAACCGTTTGTATCGCCATTACCGGCGTCCCGTACTGACGCAAAAAGACACGATCCTTCTGACCGACTTCACGAACACGACCGGCGAACCCGTTTTCGACGACGCACTCAAGCAAGGCCTGGAAGTCAGCCTGGAGCAGTCTCCTTTTCTTAATGTGGTTCCGGACCGCAAGGCTCGCGTCATCCTGAAGCAGATGGGGCACTCGGAGGAGGAGCGCGTCGCAGGAAGGGGCGCGCTCGAAGTGTGCCAGCGAGCCAACGCGCGAGTGATGGTACAAGGGTCGGTTTCGAGTCTCGGAACCAGTTATCTGATTGGCCTGGCCGCCATCCGTTGTGACACAGGTGATCCGATTGTTCACGAAGAGGCCCAAGCTCGCAGCAGGGAAGAAGTGGTCGATGCACTGGGCCGGACTACGGCGCGCCTACGCGCCCGCCTAGGCGAGTCGCTTCCCTCGATCCAAAAATTCAACGCGCCCCTAGAACAGGCCACGACCTCTTCACTCGATGCGCTCAAGGCGTATAGTGTCGGCGCTTCCCACTGGGACCGGGAAGGAGATCGGGCCGCTGCACCCTATTTCAAGAGGGCGGTTGAGCTGGACCCGAACTTTGCCATGGCCTACGGTGCCCTCGCCAGCATTCATCAGAATCTGGAAGAAACGGAACTGGCTCGTGAAAACGCCACGAAAGCGTATGAACTGCGCGGTCGGGCCAGCGGCGTCGAGAAGGTTCTCATCGAATCGTGGTACCACATGTACGTCTCCGGGGATCTGCAAAAAGCGGCGCATGTGTACGAGATTGAATTGCAGGACTATCCAGAGAACTGCCGGGCGCTGAATGACCTCGGCACGATTGACGCCAGTCTCGGACGCACCAGCGAAGCCGTCGACATTTTCCGCAAGGTCGTGCGCCTGGATCCTTTCGGGACGACGACTTACGGCAATCTTGCTGTGAGCTTAATGGCACTCGGAAAAGTTGACGAAGCGGGCGCAGTTCTTGCCGAGGCCGGCCAACATAAGTTGCAGTCCGAATACTTGCTGCAAGTCAATTATTTGCGGGCGTTTCTTTCCGGCGACCACGAGGGAATGGAGCAAGCTTTAAAGCAGTCCCATGACGTGCCCGGAGCGGAAGCGTCTCTACTTGCCACGGCCGCGAACACAGAAGCTTATGCCGGCCATTTTCGAAAAGCGCATCAACTCTCCATGACGGCATCGGAGATCATGGTGCGGGAAGGGAACAAGGAATTAGCAGCCGGATGCTGGGCTGAAGCGGCCGTGCGGGAGGCCGAAGCGGGAGCCGACAAACTGGCCCGTGAATCCGTGTCACGTGCATTGTCGTTGTCGCAGAGCGACGATATCGAGACGATGACGGCGCTGGTGAGCGCTCGCATGGGCGACGAACAGCGGGCACAGACGCTCACACAGAAATTGGACGCCGAGCACCCAGCGAACACGATCCTGCAAGGCTATTGGCTACCGACAATCCGCGGCGAAATGGAACTGCAACGTGGCAACTGGGCCAAAGCAGTCGCACAGCTTACTCCGGCGGAGAGTCTCGAACTGGCAATTCCGTTTGCCTTCTCAACCACGAGTCTCTATCCCGCCTTTGTGCGTGGGCAAGCGTACCTGGCAGACAACGATGCCAAAAACGCGGTAGCGGAATTCCAAAAGCTCATCGACCATGATGGCTTGACGCTGAATTCGTCCCTGGGACCCTTGGCACGGCTGGGACGAGCGCGCGCTTTTGCCCGCAGCGGAGATGCCGCAAAAGCCAAGGTTGCGTATCAGGAATTCTTTCAACTGTGGCAAAGCGCCGACCAGAATATCCCTGCCATGCGACAAGCCCGAAGCGAATTCGCCAAGTTACAGTGA
- a CDS encoding DNRLRE domain-containing protein, with amino-acid sequence MKNRSLSLVAVVLFIWSATISTYAQITPSADSYTNTATPTTNFGAKTTLSVVSPSQAAYIQFDLSSIPSGFTGASVAKATLKLYVNTVPAAGSFNVDFINGTWSEKTITANLVPALGSTIVPSVPLTGANAKDYILIDVTPAVVAWLNNTQANDGIALVANSPLSATFESKENTAQGHSPELDVVFSGGSGGTITGINTAAGSGLTGGTNSGVANLSLLTSCSSGQILSWNGSAWVCKSVSGSGTVTSVGLSAPSSDFTVSGSPVTTSGTLGLNWTVAPTSANAANTIVKRDASGAFNAGIIHATTTSTTSAVNGTSSSTSLGAIAIHGVDTNSANTFTVAVQGNSFSPIGAGVLGMKASMSSMGQSSIGNVNPGVWGDSPTDNGVLGTSDVFAGVAGMSTNYIGVTGQSQSGTGVGGYSTNAGSVGVLGFSKEGNALWGYNQPEGGAADTNSTLLLINDSSTSHYMIYAEDILGAHYVRTSSVGDLVATGALIGASKSFKIDHPVDPTNKFLLHTSIESPDMKNIYDGVAVLDENGEARVDLPSYFEALNKDFRYQLTAVGAPGPNLYVAEEVLGNHFRIAGGKPGAKVSWQITGIRHDAWANANRSPVEVEKTASERGLYLHPEAFGAPVEKSITYHNRAAVKQFVQDPRKVLRKTPVEQSAKR; translated from the coding sequence ATGAAGAACCGCAGCCTTTCGCTGGTAGCAGTCGTGCTGTTCATTTGGAGCGCGACGATCTCCACCTACGCCCAGATCACGCCGAGCGCCGACTCCTACACCAACACGGCCACGCCGACCACGAATTTCGGCGCGAAAACAACGCTGAGCGTCGTCAGTCCCTCGCAGGCGGCCTACATCCAGTTTGATTTATCGTCCATTCCTTCCGGCTTCACTGGCGCCAGCGTGGCCAAGGCGACTCTGAAGCTCTACGTCAACACAGTCCCGGCGGCGGGAAGCTTCAACGTAGATTTCATCAATGGCACCTGGTCCGAGAAGACGATCACCGCCAACCTGGTCCCGGCTCTGGGCAGCACCATCGTACCGAGCGTGCCCCTGACCGGCGCAAACGCAAAAGACTACATCCTGATTGACGTGACTCCAGCCGTCGTAGCGTGGCTCAACAACACGCAAGCCAATGACGGCATCGCGCTGGTGGCGAACAGTCCCTTGTCGGCAACGTTTGAAAGCAAAGAGAACACAGCGCAAGGCCATTCGCCCGAATTGGACGTCGTGTTCAGCGGCGGTAGTGGCGGCACCATCACCGGCATCAACACGGCGGCGGGCAGCGGACTAACCGGCGGCACTAACAGCGGTGTAGCCAACCTGAGCCTGCTGACGAGTTGCAGTTCCGGTCAGATTCTCTCCTGGAATGGCTCAGCCTGGGTGTGCAAATCAGTGAGTGGCAGCGGCACGGTGACCAGCGTAGGTTTGAGCGCTCCGTCGTCTGACTTCACCGTGAGCGGCTCACCAGTCACGACTTCAGGAACACTCGGACTGAACTGGACTGTGGCGCCGACTAGCGCGAATGCGGCTAATACGATTGTGAAGCGAGACGCTTCCGGCGCATTTAACGCGGGCATTATCCATGCGACGACTACTTCAACCACGTCCGCTGTCAATGGTACATCCTCCAGCACGTCGCTCGGAGCGATCGCCATCCATGGAGTCGATACCAATTCCGCGAATACCTTTACGGTTGCGGTGCAGGGCAATTCATTTAGCCCGATCGGAGCTGGTGTTTTAGGAATGAAAGCCTCTATGAGTAGCATGGGCCAGAGTTCCATTGGCAACGTGAACCCGGGAGTGTGGGGTGACAGTCCTACCGACAATGGGGTGCTCGGGACGTCGGATGTTTTCGCAGGCGTAGCTGGGATGTCGACCAACTACATTGGAGTTACCGGGCAGTCACAATCCGGAACTGGTGTCGGAGGATATTCGACCAACGCTGGGAGCGTTGGAGTCCTTGGCTTTTCGAAAGAGGGCAATGCTCTGTGGGGCTATAACCAGCCCGAGGGTGGTGCAGCGGATACGAATTCAACCCTGTTGCTAATCAACGACAGCTCCACTTCACACTACATGATCTATGCCGAAGACATTCTTGGCGCCCACTACGTGAGAACTAGCAGCGTCGGAGACCTCGTGGCCACAGGTGCACTCATCGGAGCCTCCAAGAGTTTCAAGATCGATCACCCGGTCGATCCAACCAACAAATTCCTCCTCCACACCTCGATCGAATCGCCGGACATGAAAAATATCTACGACGGTGTGGCTGTGCTGGACGAGAATGGCGAAGCTCGCGTCGACCTGCCGAGCTATTTCGAAGCGCTGAACAAGGACTTCCGTTACCAGCTCACCGCGGTCGGAGCTCCCGGCCCCAACCTCTATGTGGCCGAAGAGGTGTTGGGAAATCACTTTCGGATTGCGGGCGGGAAACCCGGAGCCAAGGTTTCGTGGCAGATCACGGGCATCCGTCATGATGCGTGGGCCAACGCGAACCGGAGTCCGGTCGAGGTGGAAAAGACGGCAAGCGAGCGTGGGCTCTATCTGCATCCCGAAGCTTTTGGCGCTCCTGTCGAAAAGAGTATTACTTACCACAACCGGGCCGCGGTCAAACAGTTTGTCCAGGATCCCAGAAAAGTCCTGCGCAAGACGCCGGTGGAACAGTCGGCAAAACGATGA